The Williamsia sp. DF01-3 genome has a window encoding:
- a CDS encoding carboxymuconolactone decarboxylase family protein codes for MIIDVPQDKDPISYVWGEMVPGIGVAASTFAMKVYSDSTLGLREFEAARLRIAQINGCVFCQDWRTERDGTKVEDSFDQAVTAWRTTDAFDTRTRLAAEYAERYALDHHGLDDDFWKRMTAAYSQAEIVVLSMCLGSWLAFGRLNRVLGIDTVCVLPDH; via the coding sequence ATGATCATCGACGTTCCCCAGGACAAAGACCCGATCTCCTATGTATGGGGTGAGATGGTGCCCGGCATCGGAGTTGCCGCGTCCACCTTTGCGATGAAGGTGTACTCCGACAGCACCCTCGGACTCCGCGAATTCGAAGCCGCCCGACTGCGGATTGCGCAGATCAACGGATGTGTGTTCTGCCAGGATTGGCGCACCGAACGGGACGGGACGAAGGTCGAGGACTCATTCGACCAGGCGGTCACCGCGTGGCGAACCACCGACGCGTTCGACACCCGTACGCGGCTGGCCGCTGAGTATGCCGAGCGATACGCCCTCGATCACCACGGACTCGACGACGACTTCTGGAAGAGGATGACCGCCGCCTACAGCCAGGCCGAGATAGTCGTACTGAGCATGTGCCTCGGTTCATGGCTCGCCTTCGGTCGCCTCAACCGGGTGCTCGGCATCGACACCGTGTGCGTGTTGCCGGACCACTGA
- a CDS encoding ABC transporter permease — MDALWDYITSHQSQLVFDSYQHVSAVMQSVVIATVIGVVIGLLTYRNDIASNLATSISSAVLTVPSFALLGLLIPLVGLGVIPSITALVLYSLLPIIRNTIVGMNNIEPALIDAARGIGMGRLITLVRVELPLVWPAILAGMRLSTQMAMGVLAIAAYVKGPGLGNLIFAGLARVGSPTAVPMALSGTLLIVILALVLDALYVLLGRLTTSKGIR; from the coding sequence TTGGACGCGTTGTGGGACTACATCACGTCGCACCAATCGCAATTGGTCTTCGACTCGTATCAACACGTCAGTGCGGTCATGCAGAGCGTTGTCATCGCGACGGTCATCGGAGTGGTGATCGGATTGCTCACCTACCGCAACGACATCGCATCCAACCTCGCCACATCCATCTCCAGCGCCGTGTTGACCGTGCCCTCGTTCGCGCTGTTGGGGCTACTCATCCCGCTGGTCGGGCTGGGTGTCATCCCGAGTATCACCGCGCTGGTGCTGTATTCGCTGCTGCCCATCATCCGCAACACCATCGTCGGCATGAACAACATCGAGCCTGCGCTCATCGATGCGGCACGGGGCATCGGTATGGGCCGGCTGATCACCCTCGTACGGGTTGAACTCCCCTTGGTCTGGCCGGCGATCCTCGCAGGCATGCGGCTGAGCACGCAGATGGCGATGGGCGTCCTGGCGATCGCGGCGTATGTGAAGGGGCCGGGGCTGGGGAACCTGATATTCGCAGGTCTTGCCCGCGTCGGTAGCCCGACCGCGGTTCCGATGGCGCTGAGCGGCACGTTGCTGATCGTCATACTCGCCCTCGTTCTCGACGCTCTCTACGTACTTCTCGGACGACTCACAACGTCGAAAGGCATCCGGTGA
- a CDS encoding betaine/proline/choline family ABC transporter ATP-binding protein: MRTENPTGVQITLDHVSKTYPGSKTPAVDDVSLHIPAGDVVVFVGPSGCGKTTTMRMINRLSEPTSGKITIGDKDALSIKPTELRRSIGYSIQQAGLFPHMTIRQNIGLVPGLLKWDKKRIADRVDELLDLVGLDPAQYASRYPRQLSGGQQQRVGVARALAADPPVLLMDEPFGAVDPITRSSLQDELLRLQSELGKTIVFVTHDFSEAVKLGDRIAVLGQQSKILQYDTPQAILANPADDTVAGFVGTGASLRQLGLVRVKDIDLETRPTAHVGEAVDTLRSELAASEHDWAVILDNRERPVSWVRENRLQQARTVEEFAEPLNEWISVQATLQDALEAMLAEDHASAVVTGAGSRYQGVVTLETLITTITNLRKAPADGAHTDSDAPGAAGSSDAAR, translated from the coding sequence CTGCGTACCGAGAACCCGACCGGCGTGCAGATCACGCTCGACCATGTCTCCAAGACCTACCCGGGGTCCAAAACACCTGCGGTGGACGATGTGTCGCTGCACATCCCGGCCGGTGACGTCGTGGTGTTCGTGGGCCCGTCTGGGTGCGGCAAGACCACCACGATGCGGATGATCAACCGGCTCAGTGAGCCCACGTCGGGAAAGATCACGATCGGCGACAAGGATGCGTTGTCGATCAAACCCACCGAGTTGCGACGTTCGATCGGCTATTCGATCCAGCAGGCCGGCCTCTTCCCGCACATGACGATCCGGCAGAACATCGGCCTCGTTCCAGGACTGCTCAAGTGGGACAAGAAGCGCATCGCCGATCGTGTCGACGAGTTGCTCGACCTGGTCGGACTCGATCCGGCCCAGTATGCGAGCCGGTACCCGCGGCAGTTGTCCGGCGGCCAGCAGCAGCGGGTCGGCGTCGCCCGTGCGCTGGCGGCAGACCCACCCGTCCTCCTCATGGACGAGCCCTTCGGCGCCGTCGACCCGATCACCCGCAGTTCGCTGCAGGACGAACTGCTGCGTCTGCAAAGCGAATTGGGTAAGACGATCGTCTTCGTGACACACGACTTCAGCGAGGCGGTCAAACTGGGCGACCGCATCGCGGTGCTGGGTCAGCAGTCGAAGATCCTGCAGTACGACACCCCTCAGGCCATCTTGGCCAATCCCGCCGACGACACCGTCGCCGGTTTTGTGGGAACCGGGGCTTCGCTGCGGCAGCTGGGTCTTGTCCGGGTCAAAGACATCGACCTCGAGACCCGGCCCACCGCGCACGTCGGGGAGGCCGTCGACACGCTGCGATCCGAACTCGCAGCGAGTGAACATGATTGGGCTGTCATTCTCGACAACCGCGAGCGGCCGGTGAGCTGGGTGCGGGAGAACCGTCTCCAGCAGGCCCGCACCGTCGAAGAGTTCGCCGAACCGCTCAACGAGTGGATCAGCGTCCAGGCCACCTTGCAGGATGCACTCGAGGCAATGCTGGCCGAGGATCACGCCTCCGCGGTGGTCACCGGAGCAGGTAGTCGATACCAGGGGGTGGTGACCCTCGAAACGCTCATCACGACCATCACCAACCTCCGCAAAGCGCCGGCCGATGGCGCCCACACCGATTCGGACGCCCCAGGCGCCGCGGGCTCGTCGGACGCCGCGCGATGA
- a CDS encoding ABC transporter permease, with amino-acid sequence MTTAVEAPAPSISVADKLRLIIQPILVVIVAAAVIFWAFSRDLTATQKVNISAGNVTTLVWQHLLITITVTLIVVVVGVPLGILVTRGRARLLRPPFIGVANIGQAAPAVGLLVLLFLWTGETGFWIGVLPIAVYSLLPVFSSTILGIDQVNKSLIDAGQGQGMSPSSILFRVELPLAVPYILAGLRTSLVLAVGTATLCFLVNAGGLGVLIDTGYKLRDNVTLILGSVLAVCLALLVDWLGALAEHYLGPKGVRG; translated from the coding sequence ATGACCACTGCCGTCGAGGCGCCGGCGCCCTCCATCAGCGTGGCGGACAAGCTCCGCCTGATCATCCAACCCATCCTTGTGGTCATCGTCGCAGCCGCCGTCATCTTCTGGGCGTTCAGCCGCGACCTGACGGCCACGCAGAAGGTGAACATCAGCGCCGGCAACGTGACGACACTGGTGTGGCAGCACCTGCTGATCACCATCACAGTGACACTCATCGTGGTCGTGGTGGGAGTTCCGCTGGGCATTCTGGTCACCCGCGGGCGCGCGCGACTGCTTCGTCCGCCGTTCATCGGGGTGGCGAACATCGGGCAGGCAGCTCCGGCAGTCGGTCTGCTTGTGCTGCTCTTCCTGTGGACAGGTGAGACCGGCTTCTGGATCGGCGTACTGCCGATCGCGGTGTACTCATTGCTCCCGGTGTTCAGCAGCACGATCCTCGGCATCGACCAGGTGAACAAGTCGCTCATCGACGCGGGTCAGGGACAGGGTATGTCCCCGTCGTCGATTCTCTTTCGGGTGGAACTGCCGCTGGCGGTGCCGTACATCCTCGCCGGCCTGCGGACGTCACTGGTGCTGGCCGTCGGAACTGCGACACTCTGTTTCCTCGTCAATGCCGGGGGGCTCGGAGTGCTGATCGACACCGGATACAAACTCCGCGACAACGTCACCCTGATCCTCGGCAGTGTCCTCGCGGTCTGTCTGGCACTCCTCGTCGACTGGCTCGGCGCCTTGGCCGAGCACTACCTCGGACCGAAAGGGGTGCGCGGATGA
- a CDS encoding glycine betaine ABC transporter substrate-binding protein: protein MTTTPRSARGFRRLFPSIIFALVCAVVLGACGLSSGGAVPLKVGPGSITENEGLKGVKITVGSKEYTEQVILGYILEFTLVAAGADVRDMTGIVGSRSTRDAQLAGQVDVAYEFTGNAWINYLGHEKPIADTREQFEAVRDEDLAANDMIWLEPGPMDDTYALAASKKVVDETGVATLSDYAELVKRDPAAAATCVDTEFRARQDGFPGMAAAYGFDPAQAQTPILQVGIIYQATSTGSQCKFGEVFTTDGRIAGLGLVVLTDDKQFFPHYNPSVTMKESFFEKHPEIAPVTAPVTAALTNEVITDLNKQVDVDGRDPSIVARDWMVSKGFITKE from the coding sequence ATGACCACAACGCCTCGTTCGGCGCGTGGGTTTCGCCGTCTCTTCCCGTCGATCATCTTCGCGCTGGTGTGTGCGGTAGTCCTGGGGGCCTGTGGCCTGTCGTCGGGCGGCGCGGTCCCGCTGAAGGTGGGCCCGGGTTCGATCACGGAGAACGAGGGACTCAAGGGCGTCAAGATCACCGTGGGATCGAAGGAGTACACCGAGCAGGTGATCCTGGGATACATCCTCGAGTTCACCCTCGTGGCAGCGGGCGCCGACGTGCGGGACATGACCGGCATCGTGGGGTCGCGCAGCACGCGGGACGCGCAGTTGGCGGGTCAGGTGGATGTGGCGTACGAGTTCACCGGCAACGCGTGGATCAACTATCTCGGGCACGAGAAGCCCATCGCCGATACGCGCGAGCAGTTCGAAGCCGTTCGGGATGAGGACCTCGCGGCCAACGACATGATCTGGCTCGAACCCGGTCCGATGGACGACACCTATGCGCTGGCCGCCAGCAAGAAGGTCGTCGACGAGACCGGTGTGGCGACACTGTCCGACTACGCCGAGCTCGTCAAACGCGATCCGGCGGCCGCGGCGACGTGTGTCGACACCGAGTTCCGCGCCCGTCAGGACGGCTTCCCCGGCATGGCCGCCGCCTACGGTTTCGACCCGGCTCAGGCTCAGACCCCGATCCTGCAGGTGGGCATCATCTACCAGGCGACGTCGACGGGCAGCCAGTGCAAATTCGGTGAGGTGTTCACCACGGACGGTCGTATCGCCGGTCTGGGCCTGGTTGTTCTCACCGACGACAAGCAGTTCTTCCCGCACTACAACCCGTCGGTGACGATGAAGGAGAGCTTCTTCGAGAAGCATCCCGAGATCGCCCCGGTGACCGCTCCGGTCACCGCGGCACTCACCAACGAGGTGATCACCGATCTGAACAAGCAGGTCGATGTCGATGGCCGGGATCCGAGCATCGTGGCGCGCGACTGGATGGTGTCCAAGGGGTTCATCACCAAGGAATAG
- a CDS encoding TetR/AcrR family transcriptional regulator, whose amino-acid sequence MSDGSTRRSRGRPPGPGVDPGARREELLDAAEAEIIENGVDFGLAGVAKRAGLTRSAVYAAFADRSDLLAALAQRHTQNLVLEVGTMVNTLHDPKEQTRSVIDILARWMEDNSKLAAVLAPRMQVGVGSAEVTGFIEKVLDIALAQLGADTRASGPWARALVGAIWTAVDWWSKTPTMDRAELVDHITELIWAGFAGVGGERVQLPEVELPIETDEAGEVAKG is encoded by the coding sequence ATGTCTGACGGATCAACTCGACGCAGTCGCGGCCGACCGCCTGGCCCCGGTGTCGATCCTGGGGCACGGCGTGAGGAATTGCTTGATGCCGCTGAGGCGGAAATCATCGAAAACGGGGTCGACTTCGGTCTCGCCGGTGTCGCGAAACGAGCTGGTCTGACCCGCTCGGCCGTGTACGCCGCGTTCGCCGATCGCAGCGATCTCCTGGCCGCACTCGCGCAGAGACACACCCAGAACCTCGTCTTAGAGGTCGGGACCATGGTGAACACCCTGCACGACCCCAAGGAACAGACGCGGTCGGTGATCGACATCCTCGCCCGGTGGATGGAGGACAACAGCAAGCTCGCGGCTGTTCTGGCACCACGCATGCAGGTCGGCGTCGGTTCGGCCGAGGTCACCGGGTTCATCGAGAAGGTTCTGGACATCGCCCTGGCACAGCTCGGGGCCGACACCCGGGCGTCCGGGCCGTGGGCGCGTGCCCTGGTCGGAGCCATCTGGACCGCCGTGGATTGGTGGAGCAAAACGCCGACCATGGATCGCGCCGAACTCGTCGATCACATCACCGAATTGATCTGGGCCGGGTTTGCCGGTGTGGGCGGCGAACGGGTGCAACTGCCCGAGGTCGAGCTGCCGATCGAGACCGATGAAGCCGGAGAAGTCGCCAAGGGTTGA
- a CDS encoding oxygenase MpaB family protein, whose protein sequence is MGASEITGAANWDVVRERHPDLVDRLEAGLHVGDPLADDVIDEMLALDDYGWRDILRILDDPLGLIDDAPHCLRALLDAASTPPPWFDSAVAQAGGRAWWKFGTLQSSTLYQSLIYGYQARGFVRPLAATGRFEEHTYDRVLGTGRWIALATAPGQMLPGNAGWAQTLRIRLVHAMVRHHLVTEGGWDVAEWGVPISQTYSALTIGGGFLALPMKVARDLGIQYSAAEHEAIAHLWRWIGWVIGVDEQLLPNNFGAANELFDVGAQFDLEPDEASKTLTRALLREGYRIDIPLMPGPLATMMTSVLRPMLSVSFSSISTRWMDKPSAGKMGLRRTPLHHLVDVARPAVRAREVARVIGLLGDEDRVVRREMRVVMWGLGMDAQQIAHGDSVA, encoded by the coding sequence ATGGGTGCATCGGAGATCACAGGCGCAGCGAATTGGGACGTCGTCCGCGAACGGCACCCTGACCTCGTAGATCGGCTCGAAGCCGGGCTGCATGTCGGTGATCCTCTGGCAGACGATGTGATCGACGAGATGCTTGCTCTTGATGACTACGGTTGGCGAGACATCCTGCGAATCCTGGACGATCCGCTCGGTCTGATCGACGACGCGCCGCACTGTTTGCGGGCTCTGCTCGATGCTGCGTCGACGCCGCCGCCGTGGTTCGACTCGGCCGTCGCTCAAGCGGGTGGTCGAGCGTGGTGGAAGTTCGGAACCCTTCAGTCCAGCACGCTCTACCAGTCGTTGATCTACGGTTACCAAGCGCGCGGATTCGTCCGGCCGCTCGCGGCCACCGGCCGATTCGAGGAGCACACCTACGACCGCGTGCTGGGCACCGGTCGCTGGATCGCGCTGGCCACGGCACCGGGTCAGATGCTGCCCGGCAACGCAGGTTGGGCGCAGACTCTCCGGATCCGTTTGGTCCACGCTATGGTCCGACACCACCTGGTGACCGAGGGTGGCTGGGATGTGGCCGAGTGGGGAGTCCCGATCAGTCAGACGTACAGCGCCCTGACGATCGGTGGCGGCTTCCTGGCCTTGCCGATGAAAGTCGCCCGCGATCTCGGCATCCAGTACTCGGCAGCCGAGCACGAAGCGATCGCGCATCTGTGGCGCTGGATCGGCTGGGTCATCGGGGTGGATGAGCAACTGCTTCCCAACAACTTTGGCGCCGCCAACGAATTGTTCGATGTGGGAGCACAATTCGACCTCGAACCAGACGAGGCGTCGAAGACCTTGACCCGGGCGTTGCTGCGGGAAGGCTACCGGATCGACATCCCGTTGATGCCGGGTCCGTTGGCCACGATGATGACTTCGGTGCTGCGGCCCATGTTGTCCGTGTCGTTTTCATCGATCTCGACGCGCTGGATGGACAAACCCTCCGCGGGAAAGATGGGCCTTCGCCGCACGCCGTTGCATCACCTCGTCGATGTGGCCAGACCGGCGGTTCGCGCCCGCGAGGTGGCACGGGTGATCGGGCTGCTCGGCGACGAGGATCGGGTGGTCCGGCGCGAGATGCGGGTTGTCATGTGGGGCCTGGGCATGGACGCTCAACAGATCGCCCACGGGGATTCGGTTGCGTAG
- a CDS encoding MMPL family transporter: protein MLSSLARGVIAAPKRVLAGALLLLIICGVLGSSVSGHLAAGGFQDPDSESAKAIEVMSDTFERGGLQVVIRLHEPGTPNISDSDTARTAADAVERELESLSFVERPIISAWNNPEAAAALISEDRTSGLITFTVAGGDKDAAGNGKKIEERFSAPSFTSQFPGIDVLVGGQAMVYSQVNEQTSRDLFVAEAVAIPISFLLLIWVFGGLTAAVLPLAIGIFAIIGTTAVLRGFTLFADVSVFALNLTTAMGLALAIDYTLLIINRYREEVQAGRDRDDALVVTVATAGRTVLFSAVTVAFSLAAMAIFPMYFLRSFAYAGLAVVALAAGAALVVAPALIAVLGPRIDSLDVRRPIRRLFGRDEPHVPEPEESMWYRSTQFVLRHAVPVGLAVVALLLVLGAPFLGIKFGYPDDRVLPESASARVLGDELREDYSQNASASVNIVIPEARDLDEPTMSRYGQDLSQVADVTAVTTPVGTFVDGQRVGNGGNDMTADNAAYLTVSSTVDPFSERGQDQLDALREVPAPAETLFSGLAQQNIDNVNSIIDHLPEVFVVIVVTTFILLFLLTGSVLLPVKALVLNVFSLTATFGAMVWIFQDGNLGGLGSTTTGTLIANMPVLMFCIAFGLSMDYEVFLLSRIREEWLKSGRTRADNDHAVAYGLARTGRVVTAAALLMAIVFAGIAFSQVSFMRMFGVGLALAVLMDATLIRMFLVPAFMKIAGRANWWAPAPLRKFHDRFGLSEEGGHDSRATEAPQVPSRLG, encoded by the coding sequence GTGTTGTCCTCGTTGGCCCGTGGCGTCATCGCCGCCCCGAAGCGCGTCCTGGCCGGAGCGCTGCTGTTGCTCATCATCTGCGGGGTCCTCGGCTCGTCGGTGTCCGGCCATCTGGCCGCCGGCGGTTTCCAGGACCCGGACTCCGAATCGGCCAAGGCGATTGAGGTGATGAGCGACACCTTCGAGCGCGGGGGGCTGCAGGTGGTCATCCGCCTGCACGAGCCGGGCACACCCAACATCTCCGACAGCGATACTGCGCGGACCGCGGCGGACGCCGTGGAGCGCGAACTCGAGTCGTTGAGTTTCGTGGAGAGACCGATCATCTCGGCGTGGAACAATCCGGAAGCAGCAGCAGCGCTCATCTCCGAAGACCGCACGTCCGGTCTGATCACGTTCACGGTCGCGGGGGGCGACAAGGACGCTGCCGGCAACGGCAAGAAAATCGAAGAGCGTTTCAGCGCCCCGTCTTTCACCAGCCAGTTCCCCGGGATCGACGTTCTCGTCGGTGGGCAGGCGATGGTCTACTCGCAGGTCAACGAACAGACCAGCCGTGACCTGTTCGTCGCTGAAGCGGTGGCGATCCCGATCAGTTTTCTGCTTCTCATCTGGGTGTTCGGAGGACTCACCGCGGCAGTGCTACCGCTGGCGATCGGTATCTTCGCGATCATCGGAACCACCGCTGTACTGCGAGGATTCACACTCTTCGCCGACGTGTCCGTCTTCGCCCTCAATCTGACGACGGCCATGGGGCTCGCGCTGGCCATCGACTACACGCTCTTGATCATCAACCGCTACCGAGAAGAAGTGCAGGCTGGACGGGACCGGGATGACGCTCTTGTCGTCACGGTCGCTACGGCAGGCCGCACAGTTCTGTTCTCCGCTGTGACAGTGGCCTTTTCGCTCGCTGCGATGGCGATCTTCCCGATGTACTTCCTGCGGTCGTTCGCCTATGCGGGACTGGCCGTGGTGGCGCTGGCCGCCGGCGCCGCGCTTGTGGTGGCACCGGCACTCATCGCGGTACTCGGCCCGCGCATCGACTCACTCGATGTGCGCAGGCCCATCCGAAGGCTTTTCGGCCGAGACGAACCGCATGTGCCCGAACCCGAAGAGTCGATGTGGTACCGCTCCACACAGTTTGTCCTGCGTCATGCCGTCCCGGTCGGGTTGGCCGTCGTCGCGTTGCTCCTCGTCCTGGGTGCCCCGTTCCTCGGCATCAAGTTCGGCTACCCGGACGACCGTGTGCTCCCGGAGTCGGCGTCCGCGCGCGTACTCGGCGACGAACTGCGAGAAGACTATTCACAGAACGCATCCGCGTCCGTCAACATCGTGATCCCGGAGGCCCGCGACCTCGACGAGCCCACGATGTCGCGGTATGGCCAGGACCTCTCCCAGGTGGCCGACGTCACCGCGGTCACCACCCCGGTCGGAACGTTCGTCGACGGACAACGGGTGGGCAACGGTGGCAACGACATGACCGCCGACAACGCCGCCTATCTCACCGTCTCCTCGACTGTCGATCCGTTCTCCGAACGCGGTCAGGACCAGCTCGACGCGCTTCGTGAGGTGCCTGCACCCGCCGAGACGTTGTTCAGCGGTCTGGCACAGCAGAACATCGACAACGTCAACAGCATCATCGACCACCTCCCCGAGGTGTTCGTTGTCATCGTCGTGACGACGTTCATCCTGTTGTTCCTGCTCACCGGTTCGGTGCTGCTACCGGTGAAAGCGCTGGTGCTCAACGTGTTCTCGCTGACGGCGACATTCGGCGCGATGGTCTGGATCTTCCAGGACGGCAATCTCGGAGGGCTCGGAAGCACCACCACCGGCACGCTGATCGCCAACATGCCCGTACTCATGTTCTGCATCGCTTTCGGGTTGTCGATGGACTACGAGGTGTTCTTGCTGTCGCGGATACGGGAAGAGTGGCTCAAGTCCGGCAGGACAAGGGCGGACAACGACCACGCGGTCGCGTACGGCCTGGCACGAACCGGCCGGGTTGTGACGGCCGCCGCGCTGCTGATGGCCATCGTTTTTGCCGGAATCGCCTTCTCGCAGGTGTCTTTCATGCGGATGTTCGGTGTCGGTCTCGCGCTGGCGGTCTTGATGGACGCGACGTTGATCCGCATGTTCCTCGTTCCTGCATTCATGAAGATTGCCGGTCGGGCAAACTGGTGGGCACCGGCGCCCCTGCGCAAGTTCCATGACAGGTTCGGTCTGAGTGAGGAAGGTGGCCATGACAGTCGAGCGACTGAGGCGCCGCAGGTCCCCTCGCGGCTCGGGTGA
- a CDS encoding TetR/AcrR family transcriptional regulator, translating to MTVERLRRRRSPRGSGEQLRAEILTAATELLLESGDESAVSIRAVANRVGVTPPSIYIHFADKDTLIDEVVAQYFTRLDEVMRAAGAEHEDSWEAAHAQGMAYVRFAVENAELYRVATMKVCAEGTDADAVLGQSAFVHFAETIERLMDEGFVDKGDPTPVVLELWTAAHGVAALMIAKPYIAIGDDYELAERVLTSVCLGRATKDLIGGDVGPTKIRDFIVEQRSRRGPDS from the coding sequence ATGACAGTCGAGCGACTGAGGCGCCGCAGGTCCCCTCGCGGCTCGGGTGAGCAACTGCGCGCGGAGATCCTCACCGCTGCAACCGAATTGCTTCTCGAGAGTGGAGACGAGTCAGCGGTCTCGATCCGTGCTGTCGCCAATCGGGTGGGGGTCACTCCGCCTTCGATCTACATCCACTTCGCCGACAAGGACACACTGATCGACGAAGTGGTCGCGCAGTACTTCACCCGACTGGACGAAGTGATGCGGGCTGCCGGTGCCGAGCACGAGGACAGCTGGGAAGCGGCACATGCGCAGGGGATGGCCTATGTGCGTTTTGCGGTCGAGAACGCGGAACTGTACCGGGTGGCGACCATGAAGGTCTGCGCCGAGGGCACCGATGCCGATGCCGTTCTCGGGCAATCGGCTTTTGTTCATTTTGCCGAGACGATCGAGCGTTTGATGGACGAGGGGTTTGTCGACAAGGGCGACCCGACCCCTGTGGTGCTCGAGTTGTGGACCGCCGCACACGGAGTCGCCGCGTTGATGATCGCAAAGCCTTACATTGCGATCGGCGACGATTACGAACTCGCCGAACGGGTCCTGACATCTGTGTGCCTCGGACGGGCCACCAAGGACTTGATCGGTGGAGACGTCGGGCCCACGAAGATCCGCGACTTCATCGTCGAACAGCGAAGCCGCCGAGGTCCCGATTCGTGA
- a CDS encoding SDR family NAD(P)-dependent oxidoreductase — protein MGVLDGKVALITGGGKGVGFGIASALSKEGADIFICGRHEKPLAAAAEKLQANGVRAEYLVGNVSEADDCSTIVEACAERLGGVDILVNNANDAMPIPLLDVSDDDFTRFFRTGPLAVLRLMKACHPLMVARGGGSVINLVTSSAVRWDMATYGPYAAVKEATRSLTRAAGCEWGKDNIRVNAIAPHAMTPSLQWWTETYPEEAEAFVKSIPLGRIGDAEQDIGRIAVFLCGTDAAYLSGVTIPADGGHSRWG, from the coding sequence ATGGGAGTTCTGGACGGCAAGGTTGCATTGATCACCGGCGGCGGCAAAGGGGTGGGCTTCGGCATCGCTTCGGCACTGAGCAAGGAAGGTGCCGACATCTTCATCTGCGGCCGTCACGAGAAGCCGTTGGCCGCGGCCGCCGAGAAACTGCAAGCCAACGGTGTGCGGGCAGAGTACCTGGTGGGCAACGTCAGCGAGGCCGACGATTGCTCCACCATCGTCGAGGCGTGCGCAGAACGGTTGGGCGGGGTGGACATCCTGGTGAACAACGCCAACGACGCTATGCCGATCCCGCTACTCGACGTGTCCGACGACGACTTCACCAGGTTCTTCCGAACCGGACCGCTCGCCGTGTTGCGGTTGATGAAGGCCTGTCATCCGCTGATGGTTGCCAGAGGTGGGGGATCGGTGATCAACCTGGTGACGTCCTCGGCGGTCCGCTGGGACATGGCCACATATGGACCCTATGCCGCCGTCAAGGAGGCGACGCGCTCGTTGACCCGGGCGGCGGGCTGCGAATGGGGTAAGGACAACATCCGCGTCAACGCCATTGCGCCGCATGCCATGACGCCCTCGTTGCAGTGGTGGACCGAGACATACCCAGAGGAGGCCGAAGCGTTTGTCAAGAGCATCCCGCTGGGCCGAATCGGTGATGCCGAGCAGGACATCGGTCGTATCGCGGTGTTCCTGTGCGGCACGGATGCGGCGTATCTCAGCGGTGTGACAATCCCCGCCGATGGCGGTCACAGCCGGTGGGGCTGA
- a CDS encoding Bax inhibitor-1/YccA family protein, which translates to MRESSNPVMRGVVRSNQGPGGYAGFGAGAAGAGQGAMWNQQTGQPPADPFARPGQQVGSRTLTIDDVVMKTAATLGVLILSAAVSYFLASQNEALAMPLMLIGALGGLGLVLVATFGRKQDNPAIVLSYALLEGLFVGTVSFVFANWVVAGDVSAGVLIGQAVLATFGVFGGMLIVYKTGAIRVTPRFTRMIFAGLIGVLVLILGNLVIGFFNGGDGLGLRDGGPIAIIFSLVCIALAAFSFLIDFDAADQLIRSGAPEKAAWGIALGLTVTLVWLYVEILRLLSYFNSD; encoded by the coding sequence GTGCGTGAAAGCAGCAATCCGGTGATGCGTGGAGTAGTGCGCAGCAACCAGGGACCCGGCGGCTACGCCGGCTTTGGCGCTGGTGCAGCCGGCGCCGGCCAGGGCGCGATGTGGAATCAGCAGACGGGGCAGCCGCCTGCCGATCCGTTCGCCCGTCCAGGGCAGCAGGTCGGATCGCGAACCCTGACCATCGACGACGTCGTGATGAAGACAGCCGCCACCCTCGGTGTCCTCATCCTCTCTGCGGCCGTCTCGTACTTCCTGGCCAGTCAGAACGAAGCATTGGCGATGCCGCTGATGCTGATCGGCGCGCTGGGTGGCCTCGGTCTCGTCCTCGTCGCGACATTCGGTCGTAAGCAAGACAATCCGGCCATCGTGCTCAGTTACGCGCTGCTCGAAGGTCTGTTCGTCGGTACGGTGTCGTTTGTCTTCGCCAACTGGGTTGTTGCCGGCGACGTCAGCGCCGGTGTCCTGATCGGCCAGGCGGTACTCGCGACATTCGGTGTCTTCGGCGGCATGCTGATCGTCTACAAGACCGGCGCCATCCGTGTCACCCCGCGGTTCACCCGGATGATCTTCGCGGGCCTGATCGGCGTGCTCGTCCTGATCCTCGGCAACCTCGTCATCGGGTTCTTCAACGGTGGCGACGGACTGGGCCTTCGTGACGGCGGACCGATCGCGATCATCTTCTCGCTCGTGTGCATCGCGCTCGCGGCATTCAGCTTCCTGATCGACTTCGACGCCGCGGATCAGCTGATCCGTTCGGGCGCACCGGAAAAGGCGGCCTGGGGCATCGCTCTCGGACTCACCGTCACCTTGGTGTGGCTGTACGTCGAGATCCTGCGCCTGCTGAGCTACTTCAACTCGGACTAG